Proteins from one Acidobacteriota bacterium genomic window:
- a CDS encoding Ku protein, with product MALKPTGSATISFGLVSIPVNLHSASESKAAISFNMLHESDHARVKQQLVCTKDGEVVERDKIVKGYEFEKGQYVVFTPAELKALDEQANQVMEITEFVPLAKIDPVYFDKGYYLSPGKGGDKAYRLLSRAMTQTGRCGLAKYAARGKQYLVVVRPVTGHEGGLMMQQLSYADEIRSFKDVEVPAGDVNEAELKLAIMLTDQIATDEFHPENYKDEVKERVEGLIQKKIAGQEISETEAPAPKTHVIDLMEALKASLAARTGRKGAARAADVAEKPERKPATRADATRGETRTKLRAVGNGKKAAKG from the coding sequence ATGGCACTCAAACCGACCGGTTCCGCCACGATCTCCTTCGGGCTCGTCTCGATTCCAGTGAACCTGCACTCGGCGAGCGAGTCCAAGGCCGCGATCTCCTTCAACATGCTCCACGAGTCCGACCACGCGCGCGTCAAGCAGCAGCTCGTCTGCACGAAGGACGGCGAGGTCGTGGAACGCGACAAGATCGTGAAGGGCTACGAGTTCGAGAAGGGCCAGTACGTCGTCTTCACGCCCGCCGAGCTCAAGGCCCTCGACGAGCAGGCGAACCAGGTCATGGAGATCACCGAGTTCGTGCCGCTCGCGAAGATCGACCCGGTCTACTTCGACAAGGGCTATTACCTCTCCCCCGGCAAGGGTGGCGACAAGGCCTACCGCCTCCTGTCGCGGGCCATGACGCAGACGGGCCGCTGCGGCCTCGCGAAATACGCGGCACGCGGCAAGCAGTACCTCGTCGTCGTGCGGCCGGTGACCGGCCACGAGGGCGGGCTCATGATGCAGCAGCTCAGCTACGCAGACGAGATCCGCTCCTTCAAGGACGTCGAGGTGCCCGCCGGCGACGTCAACGAGGCCGAGCTGAAGCTCGCGATCATGCTGACGGACCAGATCGCAACCGACGAGTTCCACCCCGAGAACTACAAGGACGAGGTCAAGGAGCGCGTCGAAGGGCTCATCCAGAAGAAGATCGCCGGCCAGGAGATCTCCGAGACCGAGGCGCCCGCGCCGAAGACGCACGTCATCGACCTCATGGAGGCGTTGAAGGCGAGCCTCGCGGCGCGCACCGGCCGCAAGGGCGCGGCCCGGGCCGCCGACGTCGCGGAGAAGCCCGAGCGCAAGCCCGCCACGCGCGCCGACGCCACCCGCGGCGAGACGCGGACGAAGCTGCGCGCGGTCGGAAACGGGAAGAAGGCCGCCAAGGGCTGA
- a CDS encoding universal stress protein encodes MRSPASTLLVPVDFSPASLKAVREAGRLADAMVASVTLLHVRPVSDVAAAIAEGREDLLKGTSRALSAALRRHYTEKLEALAARSGAAEARLASGRASREIVRAARGFDLVVMGRTGRGGVSGLLGGTTGKVLAGSPVPVVVVPA; translated from the coding sequence ATGCGCTCGCCCGCCTCCACCCTCCTCGTCCCCGTCGACTTCTCCCCCGCGTCCCTCAAGGCCGTGCGCGAGGCCGGCCGGCTCGCGGACGCGATGGTGGCGTCCGTGACGCTCCTGCACGTCCGGCCCGTCTCCGACGTCGCCGCCGCGATCGCGGAGGGGCGCGAGGACCTCCTCAAGGGCACGTCGCGCGCGCTTTCCGCCGCGCTCAGGCGCCACTACACGGAGAAGCTCGAGGCGCTCGCGGCGCGCTCGGGCGCCGCCGAGGCGCGCCTCGCGTCGGGCCGGGCCAGCCGCGAGATCGTCAGGGCCGCCCGGGGCTTCGACCTCGTCGTCATGGGCCGCACGGGCCGCGGCGGCGTTTCCGGACTCCTCGGGGGAACGACGGGCAAGGTCCTCGCAGGGAGCCCCGTCCCGGTCGTCGTCGTTCCGGCCTGA
- a CDS encoding tetratricopeptide repeat protein, with amino-acid sequence MPGGYSARDAATMLGVPLARVTAWAAWLGLDAGSRDLRLSFQDLVLLRTAKGLAGANVPAATVRRSLKRLRAQLPDGRPITGVRITADGKRVVARDGASVWNPESGQALFDFAVAEVATAAAPHARKAAAEARREGEKLTASDWYRLGCDVEAASPKDARDAYRRAVELEPHHADAHVNLGRLLHEDGKTGAAEVHYRIALTANPKHAAAAFNLGVALEDRGKLREAAQAYERALTSDADFLDAHYN; translated from the coding sequence ATGCCCGGGGGCTATTCGGCGCGCGACGCCGCGACGATGCTCGGGGTGCCTCTGGCCCGAGTAACCGCCTGGGCCGCGTGGCTTGGGCTGGATGCCGGGAGCCGCGACCTGCGACTCTCGTTCCAGGACCTCGTCCTCCTGCGCACGGCCAAGGGCCTCGCCGGTGCGAACGTCCCCGCCGCCACCGTGCGACGGTCCCTCAAACGCCTGCGCGCACAGCTGCCCGACGGCCGCCCGATCACGGGCGTGAGGATTACGGCAGACGGCAAGCGCGTCGTCGCGCGCGACGGCGCATCCGTGTGGAACCCCGAGTCCGGGCAGGCTCTCTTCGATTTCGCGGTCGCCGAGGTCGCGACGGCCGCGGCGCCCCACGCGCGCAAGGCGGCCGCCGAGGCGCGCCGCGAGGGCGAGAAGCTGACGGCGTCCGACTGGTACCGCCTCGGCTGCGACGTGGAGGCCGCGTCCCCGAAGGACGCGCGCGACGCGTACCGCCGCGCCGTCGAGCTCGAGCCCCATCACGCCGATGCGCACGTGAACCTCGGGCGGCTCCTCCACGAGGACGGCAAGACGGGCGCGGCCGAGGTCCATTACCGCATCGCGCTCACCGCGAACCCGAAACACGCCGCCGCGGCGTTCAACCTCGGCGTAGCGCTGGAGGACCGCGGGAAGCTGCGCGAGGCCGCGCAGGCGTACGAGCGTGCGCTCACCTCTGACGCCGACTTCCTGGACGCGCACTACAACC